Proteins encoded by one window of Panicum virgatum strain AP13 chromosome 7N, P.virgatum_v5, whole genome shotgun sequence:
- the LOC120682522 gene encoding uncharacterized protein LOC120682522 has translation MLRRCVRDLRSLRSLARIPRPISGEGPTCLRSRSNSTKASQKSSTQNTAPGPQEEPSQSGSNVSKLVLGTLVVGAAAMGAHQLGYIDLSSMDKKLPFSFKNPDVAKVYEDLKVPSEQMVDQTQIMSEPNTKTVQASNNEAHTPKDLPNEEVGASETPTDGDQLVPAEEKKSEILAHETHPVPDEHGSDTELPSQDSLAVEIKPVVLDDKETGEVPHKQQTDKTDSTIPPVQSNTTTGSPYNDSSTDVDATKDLSGADLTEEKSLAETYLLQDEYDVPKDAAAKETRRDEIVPGKTSEDGKVVLDIIEAIHAAEKKQADADAYMYSEEKRKLKEKYEKELKDTRARELMYAEEAAILDKELKKEKLKNAAAVRELQEKAEQKLRDELQRKDAETKQQIEKAQELAKAELAAAVAKEKATQIEQIAEANLNIDALCMAFYARSEEARQSHSVHKLALGTLALEHALSSGSPIRSEVELLRKSVEAIDKDSLLELALSSLPEDVLDYGSDTRMELKQKFNSLKETIRHFSLIPAGGGGILTHALARVASSIKIKEDNSGDGIESLINRVESLIIDGDLSTAAEALEGGLHGSEAAEIATEWVKQARKRAIAEQTLALLHACASSTTFS, from the exons GTGCGTGCGGGATCTGCGGTCGCTGCGGTCTCTCGCGAGGATCCCCAGACCGATCTCCGGCGAG GGTCCAACATGCCTTAGATCCAGAAGCAACTCGACAAAGGCATCTCAAAAGAGTTCAACACAGAACACTGCCCCAGGTCCTCAAGAAGAACCTTCTCAGTCAGGAAGCAATGTTTCAAAGCTTGTGCTTGGAACTCTTGTGGTTGGTGCTGCAGCTATGGGTGCACATCAACTTGGTTATATAGATCTTTCATCGATGGACAAGAAATTGCCATTTAGCTTCAAGAATCCAGATGTCGCAAAGGTTTATGAAGATCTGAAGGTTCCTTCTGAACAAATGGTTGACCAGACACAAATCATGTCAGAACCTAACACCAAGACTGTTCAAGCTAGCAATAATGAGGCTCATACTCCAAAGGACCTTCCAAATGAAGAGGTGGGTGCATCAGAGACTCCAACTGATGGGGATCAGCTTGTTCCTGCAGAAGAAAAGAAATCAGAAATCTTAGCCCACGAGACACATCCAGTTCCAGATGAGCATGGATCTGATACTGAACTGCCATCGCAAGATTCTCTGGCTGTTGAGATAAAGCCAGTTGTACTTGATGATAAGGAAACAGGTGAAGTTCCTCATAAACAACAAACTGATAAGACAGACAGCACAATTCCTCCAGTACAGTCAAATACAACAACAGGTAGTCCTTACAATGATTCCTCCACAGATGTAGATGCAACCAAG GACCTCTCAGGAGCTGATTTGACTGAAGAGAAATCTCTTGCTGAGACATATTTGCTGCAAGATGAATATGATGTTCCAAAAGATGCA GCTGCTAAGGAAACTAGAAGGGATGAAATTGTTCCTGGAAAAACTTCCGAAGATGGTAAAGTTGTACTTGATATCATAGAGGCTATTCATGCTGCTGAAAAGAAGCAGGCAGATGCAGATGCTTACATGTATTCGGAAGAGAAAAGAAAGTTGAAG GAGAAATATGAAAAGGAGCTGAAGGACACTAGGGCCAGGGAACTAATGTATGCAGAAGAGGCAGCAATTCTTGATAAG GAATTGAAGAAAGAGAAACTGAAGAATGCTGCTGCAGTAAGGGAACTTCAAGAAAAAGCTGAACAAAAATTGCGGGATGAGCTGCAGAGGAAG GATGCAGAAACAAAGCAACAAATTGAAAAGGCTCAAGAGTTGGCAAAAGCTGAACTGGCTGCAGCTGTTGCAAAAGAGAAAGCAACCCAGATTGAACAGATTGCTGAAGCAAACCTCAAT ATTGATGCGCTGTGTATGGCATTTTATGCACGATCTGAAGAAGCTAGGCAGAGTCATTCAGTTCATAAGCTTGCTCTA GGCACTCTTGCTTTGGAACATGCTTTATCCAGTGGATCACCAATCAGGTCAGAGGTGGAACTATTGCGTAAATCTGTCGAAGCCATTGACAAAGATTCACTGTTAGAATTGGCTCTTTCATCTCTTCCAGAAGATGTTTTAGATTATGGGTCAGATACACGGATGGAGTTGAAACAAAAG TTTAACTCCTTGAAGGAAACCATCAGACATTTCAGCCTTATACCAGCAGGAGGTGGCGGAATCCTGACACATGCTCTTGCTCGTGTTGCTTCTTCCATCAAG ATTAAAGAGGATAATTCTGGAGATGGCATTGAGTCCCTTATAAACAGAGTGGAAAGCTTGATTATAGATGGAGACTTGAGTACAGCAGCCGAGGCCTTGGAAGGAGGGTTACATGGAAGTGAAGCAGCGGAAATAGCTACCGAGTGGGTTAAACAGGCGAGGAAACGCGCAATCGCCGAGCAGACACTTGCTCTTCTTCATGCTTGTGCTTCTTCGACCACATTCTCTTGA
- the LOC120682521 gene encoding BTB/POZ domain-containing protein At5g03250-like gives MAAATKVIGSKPSECFQFQDPNTWICNTELESDAVVEVGEISFHLHKSPLINRSGTLQKLINEATGGDDDGGGGKPCTVRLDDVPGGPEAFRLAAMFCYDVRMELNAGNVVPLRCAAEHLAMTEEYGEENLVEQAEAFLSQVLGTWNDAVRALHSCDAVLPDAEDLLIVPRCIDSLASKACADPTLFGWPMLEYYTAKSLEETVVWNGISAAGKPRSLGADWWYKQASSFRLPVYKRLIAAVRSKGMSPENVAGSLMHYARRHLSGLRRHGDNSDGALGTTTAVLSDGDQRVLLEEVVVLLPAEKGVAPTRSLLGLLRTATVLHASAACRDALERRAGNQLEEAMLEDLLIPNTGYSAETLYDVDSAQRMLEQFMMTSTSAFAASPEITDEGHLVDAPSAELMPVSTVAKLVDGYLAEVGTDANLKLSKFQTIAALVPDYARAIDDGLYRAIDIYLKAHPWLTDSEREQLCRLMNCQKLSLEACTHAAQNERLPLRVVVQVLFFEQLRLRTTVAGWFFVSDNADRGSSSDNCVLPRRTEEDVDFAAGSEMTDEGGFAAGRHGELSPAISVEEVRQRVSELEEECSSMRQEIRKLGKPKSALSRLLGKLGLGGRSSSREREREEPLPLPGASDKRRMSFGC, from the exons GATTTGCAATACTGAGCTTGAAAGTGATGCGGTAGTTGAAGTAGGAGAGATATCTTTCCATCTCCACAAG TCTCCATTGATCAACCGTAGTGGCACGCTGCAAAAGCTGATAAACGAGGCCACCGGCGgtgacgacgatggcggcggcggcaaaccgTGCACGGTCCGGCTGGATGACGTCCCCGGCGGCCCTGAGGCCTTCCGGCTGGCCGCAATGTTCTGCTACGACGTCAGGATGGAGCTGAACGCGGGGAACGTCGTGCCGCTGCGATGCGCAGCCGAGCACCTAGCCATGACCGAGGAGTACGGCGAGGAGAACCTCGTGGAGCAGGCCGAGGCCTTCCTCTCCCAAGTGCTGGGCACCTGGAACGACGCCGTGCGCGCGCTGCACTCGTGCGACGCCGTGCTCCCTGACGCCGAGGACCTCCTCATAGTGCCGCGGTGCATCGACTCGCTGGCGAGCAAGGCCTGCGCCGACCCGACCCTCTTCGGGTGGCCCATGCTGGAGTACTACACGGCGAAGAGCCTCGAGGAGACGGTGGTCTGGAACGGCATCAGCGCGGCCGGGAAGCCGCGGTCGTTGGGCGCGGACTGGTGGTACAAGCAGGCGTCGTCGTTCAGGCTGCCGGTGTACAAGAGACTCATCGCGGCGGTGCGGTCCAAGGGCATGAGCCCCGAGAACGTCGCCGGCTCGCTGATGCACTACGCGAGGCGCCACCTCTCCGGGCTCAGGCGGCACGGGGATAACAGCGACGGCGCTCTGGGGACGACGACGGCCGTGCTCTCGGACGGTGACCAGAGGGTCCTCCTCGAGGAGGTCGTCGTGCTGCTCCCGGCCGAGAAGGGCGTCGCCCCGACGCGTTCCCTGCTCGGCTTGCTGCGCACAGCCACGGTCCTGCACGCGAGCGCGGCGTGCCGGGACGCTCTGGAGAGGAGGGCCGGCAACCAGCTGGAGGAGGCCATGCTGGAGGACCTGCTCATACCCAACACCGGCTACTCCGCGGAGACGCTCTACGACGTGGACAGCGCGCAGCGGATGCTGGAGCAGTTCATGATGACGAGCACGTCGGCGTTCGCCGCGTCGCCGGAGATCACCGACGAGGGACATCTGGTGGACGCCCCCTCGGCCGAGCTCATGCCGGTCAGCACGGTGGCCAAGCTCGTCGACGGGTACCTCGCGGAGGTCGGCACGGACGCCAACCTCAAGCTCTCCAAGTTCCAGACCATCGCCGCGCTCGTCCCGGACTACGCCCGGGCAATCGACGACGGCCTCTACCGCGCCATCGACATCTATCTCAAG GCGCACCCGTGGCTGACGGACTCGGAGCGGGAGCAGCTGTGCCGGCTGATGAACTGCCAGAAGCTGTCGCTGGAGGCGTGCACGCACGCGGCGCAGAACGAGCGGCTGCCGCTGCGCGTCGTGGTGCAGGTGCTCTTCTTCGAGCAGCTCCGGCTGCGCACGACGGTGGCCGGGTGGTTCTTCGTGTCGGACAACGCCGACCGGGGCTCCAGCTCCGACAACTGCGTGCTGCCACGGAGGACCGAGGAAGATGTGGACTTCGCTGCAGGGTCGGAGATGACGGACGAGGGCGGCTTCGCGGCGGGCCGGCACGGCGAGCTGTCGCCGGCGATTAGCGTGGAGGAGGTCCGACAGAGGGTGTCGGAGCTGGAAGAGGAGTGCTCGAGCATGCGGCAGGAGATCCGCAAGCTCGGGAAGCCCAAGAGCGCCCTGAGCCGTCTGCTCGGGAAGCTCGGGCTCGGCGGGAGGTCGTCGtcgcgggagcgggagcgggaggagccgctgccgctgccgggcGCCAGCGACAAGAGGCGTATGTCCTTTGGATGTTAA